Proteins encoded by one window of Cannabis sativa cultivar Pink pepper isolate KNU-18-1 chromosome 4, ASM2916894v1, whole genome shotgun sequence:
- the LOC115714048 gene encoding uncharacterized protein LOC115714048: MGQNQLFLGFTLLVVLFGCVSSASTNVPAKIVTGFVSNAVSMAMKSIWSLKPTTKTAITGRPLMKFESGYNVETVFDGSKLGIEPYSVEVLPNGELLILDSANSNLYRISSSLSLYSRPRLVAGSAEGYSGHVDGKPREARMNHPKGITVDDRGNIYIADTANMAIRKLSDAGVTTIAGGKWGRGGGHVDGPSEDAKFSDDFDVVYIGSSCSLLVIDRGNRAIREIQLHFDDCAYQYGTGFPLGIAMLLGAGFFGYMLALLQRRVGTIVSSQNDLGPEKTSFTASAYQKPPKSVRPPLIPTEDEPEKQEEGFFGSIGKLLVNTGTAGMEILGAVFPGFRRKPPLDYQYQNLQQQKHLNTWPVQESFNIPDEDEPPSIETRTPTPRKTYAFMSKDAEKLQQLRQSRAFYNGWDDDLQQQKQQQQQQQHQHHQQQQHHNMYHSSVPHTYYEQNEEKTNEVVFGAVQEHDRRRQTVIIKPVDYGAPMFDHHNIRSRINSMGFNNN; the protein is encoded by the exons ATGGGTCAAAACCAGCTTTTTCTGGGTTTCActcttttggttgttttattTGGATGTGTCTCTTCAGCTTCTACTAATGTACCAGCAA AGATCGTTACTGGGTTTGTGTCAAATGCTGTATCTATGGCTATGAAATCTATATGGTCACTCAAACCGACAACAAAAACAG CTATTACTGGTCGTCCTTTGATGAAGTTTGAGAGTGGATATAATGTGGAGACAGTGTTTGATGGAAGTAAACTTGGGATCGAGCCTTATTCTGTTGAAGTTTTACCCAATGGGGAGCTTTTGATTTTAGATTCTGCCAATAGTAATCTTTATAGGATATCTTCTTCTCTATCTCTTT ATAGTAGACCAAGGTTGGTGGCAGGATCTGCTGAAGGGTACTCTGGACATGTTGATGGGAAGCCTAGAGAGGCCAGAATGAATCATCCAAAGGGTATTACAGTTGATGATAGAGGCAACATTTATATTGCAGACACTGCAAATATGGCAATCAGGAAGCTTAGTGATGCTG GTGTTACAACGATTGCTGGTGGCAAATGGGGTCGCGGGGGAGGTCATGTTGATGGACCGAGCGAAGATGCAAAGTTCTCTGATGACTTTGATGTGGTTTACATTGGAAGTAGTTGCTCATTGCTTGTAATTGACAGAGGAAATCGAGCTATCAGGGAGATTCAGCTCCATTTCGATGACTGTGCTTATCAATATGGAACTGGTTTTCCTCTTG GGATTGCAATGCTTCTTGGTGCTGGTTTCTTTGGCTACATGTTGGCATTACTGCAACGCCGTGTGGGTACCATTGTCTCTTCGCAGAAT GATCTAGGCCCCGAGAAGACGAGCTTTACAGCAAGTGCATATCAGAAGCCTCCAAAATCAGTCAGGCCACCTTTAATCCCAACAGAAGACGAGCCGGAGAAACAAGAAGAGGGGttctttggatcgattggaAAGCTATTGGTAAACACTGGAACAGCTGGGATGGAAATTTTAGGTGCAGTCTTTCCTGGCTTTCGAAGAAAACCACCTTTGGACTATCAATATCAAAATCTACAACAGCAAAAGCATTTGAATACTTGGCCTGTGCAAGAAAGTTTCAATATACCGGATGAGGATGAGCCTCCTTCCATTGAAACAAGAACCCCAACACCTCGGAAAACATATGCTTTCATGTCCAAGGATGCTGAAAAGTTGCAACAATTGCGTCAGAGCCGAGCCTTTTACAATGGTTGGGACGATGACCTTCAGCAGCAGAAACAACAGCAGCAACAGCAGCAGCATCAGCATCATCAGCAGCAGCAGCATCATAACATGTACCACTCATCTGTGCCACATACTTACTACGAGCAAAATGAGGAAAAAACCAACGAAGTTGTATTCGGGGCAGTTCAGGAGCATGACCGAAGGCGCCAAACTGTGATCATTAAACCAGTTGACTATGGGGCTCCCATGTTTGATCATCACAACATTCGATCTAGAATCAATTCCATGGGCTTTAATAATAACTAA
- the LOC115715194 gene encoding probable alpha,alpha-trehalose-phosphate synthase [UDP-forming] 9 has product MASRSCTNLLGLANSGLLDFPSTPSPRPLPRVMTVAGIISDLDSSNDADSDAASSVCRDRKIIVANILPLHAKKDTETGKWCFSFDEDSLLLQLKDGFSSETEVIYVGSLKTEIDVNEQDEVAQTLLEDFNCVPTFLPHDVHKKFYLGFCKQQLWPLFHYMLPICPDHGDRFDRSLWQAYVSANRIFADKVMEVINPDDDFVWVHDYHLMILPTFLRKRFYRVKLGFFLHSPFPSSEIYRTLPVRDEILRGLLNCDLIGFHTFDYARHFLSCCSRMLGLDYESKRGHIGLDYFGRTVYIKILPVGVHMGRLESFLNSSATAAKIKEIQERFSGKKLILGVDDMDIFKGISLKLLAIEQLLQQNPALQGNVVLVQIVNPARGLGKDVQEAKSETYLTAERINEAYGSSNYKPVILIDSPIPRWEKTAYYAVAECCIVNAVRDGMNLVPYKYVVCRQGTPCMDKALGIEADTPRTSMLVVSEFIGCSPSLSGAIRVNPWDIDAVADALNLALTMCMSEKKLRHEKHYRYVSSHDVAYWARSFMQDLERACQDHYNKRCWGIGLGLGFRVVSLSPNFKKLAIEHIVSAYKRTTRRAIFLDYDGTVVSQASIMKSPSPEVISTINSLCNDPKNTVYIVSGRGRSSLSEWFAPCDRLGIAAEHGYFIRSSGTSEWETSPVVADLDWKEIVEPVMTLYTEATDGSTIEVKESALVWHHQDADPDFGSCQAKELLDHLENVLSNEPVVVKRGQHIVEVKPQGVSKGLVAEKVLLRMVEEGTAPDFVMCIGDDRSDEDMFESILSTVSSPSLPAPPEIFACTVGRKPSKAKYYLDDATDVVKLLEGLATASVPKPRHLAQIQVSFESALC; this is encoded by the exons ATGGCATCAAGGTCTTGTACAAACCTATTAGGTTTGGCCAATAGTGGCCTACTAGATTTTCCTTCTACTCCCAGTCCTCGGCCCCTTCCTCGTGTGATGACAGTTGCTGGCATTATCTCTGATTTAGATAGCAGTAATGATGCGGATTCTGATGCTGCTTCTTCTGTTTGTCGTGATCGAAAAATTATAGTGGCGAATATATTACCTTTGCATGCAAAAAAGGACACAGAAACTGGAAAATGGTGCTTCAGTTTTGATGAGGATTCCCTTCTGTTACAGTTGAAGGATGGGTTCTCTTCGGAAACTGAGGTCATTTATGTTGGTTCGCTCAAAACTGAAATAGATGTCAATGAACAGGATGAAGTTGCACAGACATTGTTGGAGGATTTCAACTGTGTGCCTACATTTCTACCTCATGATGTCCATAAAAAGTTCTACCTGGGTTTTTGCAAACAGCAGCTGTGGCCCCTATTTCATTACATGCTACCGATTTGTCCAGATCACGGCGATCGATTTGACCGCTCCCTGTGGCAGGCATATGTATCTGCAAATAGAATATTTGCTGATAAAGTCATGGAAGTCATTAATCCTGACGATGATTTTGTTTGGGTTCATGATTATCATTTGATGATTCTTCCTACATTTTTGCGGAAGAGATTCTATCGAGTAAAGCTAGGATTCTTCCTTCATAGCCCATTCCCTTCTTCTGAAATCTATAGGACTTTGCCTGTTCGTGACGAAATTCTAAGGGGCTTGCTGAATTGTGATTTAATTGGTTTTCATACTTTCGATTATGCTCGTCACTTTCTCTCATGTTGCAGTAGAATGCTGGGTCTTGACTACGAATCAAAGCGAGGGCATATTGGACTTGATTATTTTGGCCGCACTGTGTACATTAAGATTCTTCCAGTAGGTGTTCATATGGGTCGGCTTGAATCCTTTTTAAATTCTTCTGCTACAGCTGCAAAAATAAAGGAGATTCAAGAACGATTTAGCGGCAAGAAGTTGATTCTTGGAGTTGATGACATGGATATATTTAAAGGTATCAGTCTCAAACTTCTAGCAATTGAACAGCTTTTGCAGCAAAACCCTGCATTGCAGGGTAATGTAGTCTTGGTTCAGATTGTGAACCCTGCAAGGGGCTTGGGGAAGGATGTTCAGGAAGCTAAAAGTGAGACTTATTTGACGGCTGAAAGGATTAATGAGGCTTATGGTTCATCTAACTACAAGCCTGTGATTTTAATTGATTCTCCTATTCCACGTTGGGAGAAGACAGCTTATTATGCTGTAGCAGAATGTTGCATAGTGAATGCTGTGAGAGATGGAATGAACTTAGTTCCTTACAAGTACGTTGTTTGCAGGCAGGGAACTCCATGTATGGATAAAGCTTTAGGCATAGAAGCAGATACTCCTCGCACGAGTATGCTTGTCGTGTCTGAATTCATTGGTTGCTCACCTTCCCTTAGTGGAGCAATCAGAGTTAATCCTTGGGACATTGATGCTGTTGCTGATGCATTGAATTTAGCACTTACCATGTGTATGTCTGAGAAAAAATTGCGCCATGAGAAGCATTACCGTTATGTTAGTTCTCACGATGTTGCCTATTGGGCTCGTAGTTTTATGCAGGATTTGGAAAGAGCATGTCAGGATCATTACAATAAACGTTGCTGGGGGATTGGTTTGGGCCTGGGTTTTAGAGTTGTTTCTCTTTCTCCCAACTTCAAGAAGTTGGCAATTGAGCATATTGTCTCAGCATATAAGAGAACCACTAGAAGGGCTATATTTCTTGATTATGATGGTACCGTTGTTTCCCAGGCTTCTATTATGAAATCTCCAAGCCCCGAAGTAATCTCCACTATAAATTCTCTCTGCAATGATCCTAAGAACACCGTGTATATTGTTAGTGGGAGGGGAAGAAGTTCTTTAAGCGAGTGGTTTGCCCCATGTGATAGACTAGGAATTGCAGCTGAGCACGGATATTTCATAAG GTCAAGCGGAACATCGGAGTGGGAGACTAGTCCTGTTGTTGCTGATCTTGATtggaaagaaattgttgaaccTGTTATGACATTGTACACAGAGGCTACCGATGGATCTACTATTGAGGTTAAAGAGAGTGCATTGGTATGGCATCATCAAGATGCAGACCCTGATTTCGGTTCCTGTCAAGCAAAAGAATTGTTGGATCATCTCGAAAATGTACTCTCTAATGAACCAGTTGTTGTTAAGAGGGGTCAGCACATTGTTGAAGTTAAGCCACAG GGGGTAAGCAAAGGTTTGGTTGCCGAAAAGGTTCTTTTGAGAATGGTTGAAGAGGGGACGGCACCAGATTTTGTTATGTGCATTGGAGATGATAGATCTGATGAAGACATGTTCGAAAGCATACTAAGCACGGTCTCTAGTCCATCCTTGCCTGCGCCTCCCGAGATCTTTGCCTGCACTGTTGGGAGAAAGCCAAGCAAAGCAAAATATTATCTAGATGATGCAACCGACGTTGTAAAGTTGCTAGAAGGCCTAGCAACTGCTTCAGTCCCGAAGCCACGACATCTAGCTCAAATCCAGGTTTCTTTCGAGAGTGCCCTTTGTTGA